From Eremothecium sinecaudum strain ATCC 58844 chromosome III, complete sequence:
ATAATTTCTCCATTCATGATCAAATGGTTTAAATCCTTCAGGAGGCTTTCCTGGGTTTGTATATATAGCCTTATAGTATGACAACCAGATCATTGTAAGACTTACTTGGAACCATATTTGCTTAGCGAGGCTAAGAAATTTTGAGAGGATGAAATAATGCGCAAAGTAACCAATAAATGCAATCAAAAAGCATGGTATGAATATCCCCAACCATTTCCATCTTAATTTAGCAACCATTTGTTAAAAATGGCACTAGTTTCATTAGGGTCTTCTATAACATTTAAGGCCATTTACGATAATTGATAACAGCCATAGCTTCCAGCTTAACGATGTTGAGGACTACCTAACTGATCACGTGTtaacttgaagttccttgatcacgtgagtattaaatatccaatgatagattagtttactatgtatataggTCTAATCTGAGTCAATGACCACTTGTCCTACTTCGACTCCTAGTCATATTCTCATATCTAGCTATGACGGCTTTATATATGTTAGACTATCTagctcatcttcatttctacAACAGATCTCGAGTCGTTACTAGCAATTACTCCTACTTTTCCATACAGATCTGATCCGACGTttctttctagctgctgTTTCTACGAGGtttctatttgaatctacgaCAAACGGCCGTATTATTCAGTTCTACACATCCACATTTGAATTAACTGCAATCAATAACAAATAAGCTTCTATGGCCAAGTTGGTAAGGCGCCACACTAGTAATGTGGAGATCATCAGTTCAAATCTGGTTGGAAGCATATATTTTTTGCGTTAGATTTTTAAGTTAAATATTTTTTGTTACTAAAGGAACGGAAATGTAATACTACTATGAACAAAATTATAGCAAAGTAACAGTGCTTTTAAATGGCAAAGTGCTCCAAAAACCACCATTACGTGAAACAATTGGTGTGAATGTCCCCAAATGTCGAAAGAACCAGGCGCTAGCATCTCAGGAAAACGTATACCATATAAAAATGCTCCAAAGATGTAAAATAACGCCTCGAAAAGAATCCATTTCAGCTGAATACGATTAGTAGTTTGTACTATTCCGTAGTAACCAAAACCGGTTAATATAGGGAATACAGCAGATAATCCAAAAGCTACAAATATGCCTGCTCTGTAAGGTCTCCACTCCCTTGACCTAAACTTGGATTTTAATGACACAATTGCGCATAATATACCAAATAGTAATGTAATGCCAGAAAAACCATAAAACATTGACTTATTATCAAAAAATCCAAAATAGTAGATACTAATCATAGACGAGCTAATTAGTAGCACTATCCCGAGATAGTCCAACTTGTTACCGATAAGTGCAACTTGTAATGAATGAGATTTCAAACAATGGTAGGTGGAGCTTAGCGCAAGACATGAGAATGCACctaaaaagaaaatgtCAAGCATAATATAATCCATCAATGACGTGGTTGCAAACTTATGGACAAAGTACTTGTCAAATATGAAAATGAACAAGAAGCAAAGTCCTGGTAATAAGTGTGAATATATGTTTACAGATTCATTATGCAGATAGAATAGACTATCCAAAGAACCTTTAAAACTTTTAGTTTCTATGACATAGCCATGCCAAATATGTTCATTATCTCTTTGCCATAGGGGCAATTCATTCCAACCGCAAAGTTTCCTTATCTTTTTGAGAGCTGGATTCGTTGTTTTCACTGAAGTTTCATTACCCAACTTTCTCATCTTTAATTTATAATCAATTCCAGTGGGGGGGATTTTTCCCCTGTACGCTTTACTCTCATGGTTCTTCATCCAGTTTATTATGAGATTTTTCTTGAATGTCGTTTGTTTAAGTTAGCTATGAAGATGACAAAATATGGTTTTCTCTAAATTGTAATAGTCCGCTTAAGTTGTTGAATTTTTTATAGGCTCTAAGGTTCAACGGTTGGTAATTAACAATAGGACATCATATGATGATGAGTTTAATTGGGATTAACGCGAAATATATTTCTATAAGCATCTATCTAATAACTCCAAGCAATTGAGCAGTTATGTTAAGTATTTTATAATCTGCTACAGCTATACTTACTTCTTAAAGGAAAAGCTCTTCCCCTCGGATcccttctttttcttcaCGGCAGCAGGCATGGTCATACCTTGGCTATAAGGGTCAAAGCTTCTTTTCTTATAAGCCTTGTTCTGCACCTCACGAGAATCCACATCGGTTAGAATTTTTTTTGCTTTAGTATAATCAGTTTCTTCTACAACAGCACTAGGGGCTGGTTTATTAGATTTGTTCTCTTTCTTGGGTatcttcctcttcctcaAAACAATAATCTCATTTCTGTCCTCTTTAGTATCCGAGGTTTCAGGTATTTCAGACTTCGAAACCGAACTGCTGCAGTTTAGAATAGGTAAAGGCGTCGAATCTGAAGCCAAATGTGCATCCTCATCTGCAACCTTGTGAATCGAATTTTTCGTGAATTCTGCTAGAGAAAGTTTCTCTGAAATATCATATTTCCGATTTCCAAGTTCATTACTATCAATTTCTATTTTATTACCGTTATTGTAGCGAACAACTTTCTGGTTTCCAAATGAAGAGACtttaaataataatgaCTCGTTGTTAACCGTAACGGTATTGGCATCATCTCTTTGAACTTCGGTTAACAATGTTTGAAAGTGATGATCTAATTTTTGGATTTGTGACAATGATAAATTCGATGATATTGAAGGGATCGAATTCTCTATATTCTGATCGCCATCATTTAATGCACTTTTTATTCTGTCTAAAGTTTCCTTTATTAAATTAGAGAGTTCTTTAGCGTTTGCTCTCACATGGTCAGTTATGTAGTTGCTGGCAGTTAGCACACCAGTGATATCTGTTGGCGCCAGAGCCACTAGAGAAACGAGCAATTGATTTGGCATAATATACCTAGGTGATTCGTCCTCATTACGAGCTACCAAATCTCTCCATTCGAATAGGCTACGTAACAATGGTTCCTTAGTAGATGGAATATTGTACTGGACTTGTAACTGCCTCCATGCTTCAGGAGCTATAGTTAAGTAGACGTTCTTGGAAGTTTTCCGAGGCCCAAATTTTGTATATTCGAACCTTCTCTTCGAAACATTTCTGGATTCATTTAATACTTCTGCAAGTTTATTTTCCTTTATCAATGAATTTCTCAACTGATCGTAAATATTGAGTAAAAAATGTGTATCAGCACGGGCATATTCTACCATAGGATTCGTTAGCGGTCTTATCCTCCAGTCAGCAAGTTGATATTTCTTGGAAGTTTTAAAGTTTGCAAACCTTTCTAGTAAATATGCCAAACTATGTCTTGGAAAACCTAACGCCTTCGATGCATTATAAGTATCAAACAAGCTCACAATATAGAGTCCTAAGTCACGCTGCAGCCAAATTATATCCATAAATGCACCATGTAGAacttttaaaatatttgGATCTGTAAAAACTTCATTCAGGACATGTAACTCTTCGCGAAGAGCGATAGTATCCACTAACCAGTCCTTATTTCTAGTGCTTATTTGCATCAAACACACAATACCATAATAAGATCTGTAATCATGATGCTCTAGATCTAATGCTATTTCCTGAACACCTTTTAATTCATGAAGCATTACTTTTAATGCATCAACAGTATCTACAAATTCCGCATCAGCTTCATCCCATGGTCGAGGTTCAATTGGAACTGCGTACCTTAAAACCATCTCATTATAGGGTTGATGATCAATTTCATATTCATATGGATGTGGGTAGTGACTAGGAATGTCGTCTTCTTCAGGCATCAGTGTAGAAACTTCTTCTAAAGGTTTTAGAGCATGGGGTTTGCTTATAATTAAAGGCTTAAAAGGGTGCTGCTCTGTATTATCAACTGGTGTTTTAAAGTGTAACTGGGGTTTAGGAATACGCTTTGAATTGCTTGTAGTAGAATATATATTCTCATTTGAGAATGTGCTATTGCTATTTTTCTGGGATCCTTTGGTAGTTATGGCATCAAATGAATGATCAGACTTCTCAAATAATTTATCCATAATATTGCTCATTTCATTCCAACCTTCCTCCAACTTATCTACTCCAAGTTCTAATTCGTCATTATTTTCGTCTATAGCTAAAACCACTTCATTCAATAGGAGACGGATTTCCTCACATGTTTCATCTAACGACTTTGAGATAGCATCATCTAAACTTCTATAGAAACCAATATCTTGAGCGCTGAGAGAAGATGCAGCTCTAATAGTATTAACAGTAAGTTTTAGTAGCTGCTCACTGTCATCTGCCATATTTACTTGGTAGCTTTTAAACGTCCATATATGTTGTATCAAGATGAGTTTAGTGGTGAACTATATGATTTAGTTAAAATTTTCACGATTACCCGGTGTTTTAAGTAGTTGGAAGATATAAATATCAAAATTCAGTAAATATTATAGTgaaataaaataataaaataataaaataataaaataataaaaataataaaataataaaaataataaaaataataaaaataataaaaataataaaactaATAAAACTAATAAAACTCGTTGATAAAGTGCCTTTTAAACTTATTTATTCAAATTATTATATTTCTAGGCTCTTTGATGAGATGTATAATTATATGATTTAATTGAAGTTAAACGCAGTTTTCTACAAAAGCTGTTCTATCTTAATTATATCACGTGCTATCATGAATGTATTTTAGGAGATGTTataaatttattaatatttattacaaatataattattatttttaaacTGATTAATTGTTAAACAATAATTACTACTAACATTATAATTTATAATATAGATTCTTTATGgtaatattttttttgtattttATATTTGTTTATGTTTGGGATTTCCGAACGGTTAATTAtgttttcaaatttgaTGTGGAACGGAAGCGATATATAGCTTTTATATGTATAATGTTTGCAACGCATTTAAGTTATTGAAAGCTTAAGATTCTGTGAGATGGCATTATTCGGCTAGAATTATTATACAGAAATATAGTTAAAACTAATAAAACAATGTTCATGCTTTAATCGTTAAATTACACAATCTCTTTTGGAGAGTCGTGTATGCTTTTAGTATTGGAATGTTTTTTACTTATTGATGACTTAGTGCACATATTCGATTCAGAATATTGCCTCTTCCTATTAGATTGAGGGGACAAAGTTGGGCGTGATTCAATCGAATCAGGTGCTGACTGTTGTATTGCTCTATCTGTTTGTACAGTGCTTAACTCGCTATCGTTTACTGCATTAATCAACTCTGTTCTTACAATAGCTTTATCTTCGATCTTTTCATTATCCTCTGCGCTTTCATGGTCAGAACCCCTAAAATCTCCAACTGGAGAGTATAATGTGCAAATTTTGGAAGGTTCTAAGGAAAATGAAATAGAGCAGGTTTTGTCTGGGGATGAATTGTAATTCCCAATTAAATGTACCATGCGATGGTAATAGTCTTCAAGTACATTGAAACTATTATCTGTCTTTTTTTCCAAACTTTCAACATTCGGAATATTGGAATATGAAAATATTCGTTCTTGACGTTCCAAGATGCATCGATTGTTGTTCCCAGCTCTTGGGAGTATCCTATAGTTGACTTTAGTTAGAAATTCGTTCTCTAGGACATTTAGTTCACTACATTGAACACCCCCAACTTTGGCGTAATGTGTATTCGTGCAAAAAGAATCACATAATCCTTTGCTTGCCACAGTTGTCGCTGTGATAAGAAACCTGTGAATAGTCAAGCTATCCAGCGTGAATTCTGGAAATACACTAGAAAGAAGATCAATATAATACACGGATGCTAAAAGCACGCAATGCTCCAGAGAAGAGTACTTCGTAAGTCTTATCAAGTAGTCGTATACGGATATGGAAGGGGGGACACGAGAATGAAACCTAGTTAATTTTAACGGTTGTGAACTGTCCAGCTTAGAGTCATTCAATTGAATTAGTGAATATAGCATTCTTGATATTAGTACAACCAGGTGCGTCCTGGAACAGTGAAGAAATTGCCTTGGTAGTTCCACCTCAGTGACAGCAATATTGTTGCCAACGTTAACGTTTGCATTAGCGACGTTCTCCATATTGGTTTACTTCTTTCTCCCAGACAGATAAAATAACCTAAATCATCTGGGAAGCGGAAACTGCACAAACCTGCTTCTTAGTCTAGCCTTATTTGCAGCTTTATTGGCACTTAACAAGGTTTGTATTGTAACATTATAAAACTTGTCAAATATTtgataaaaaattaaaaaattaaaaaattaaCATCGGACTTCAGTGTCACCTGAATATAATTATGATCCGAATAGGCGATAATAAAACTTAGTTTAATTCTGCTTTCTTACCATATTTACACCTAATTCTGATTCTTAAACTTATTTGATATTAACAACCGGATTGTTTTGTCAACTTTGGAGTTATAGTAGAAAACTATTATTTAAAGCGCTTGTCCACTGCATTTTCAGTGATTTCTTAAAAATCTGCCATCACTGTAACGAAATAATAATCAAAATACGCTTTAGGTACTTTTGTAGTATTGTATTCTTTGATAAGGTTAGCTTCCGtctgtattatctataATTTTATTATCGAAGAACACCTGGTTTCCTAGGTGTTCTcaagagttattcttttaagataaTTATCAGGTTAATCTGCCACTAGTTAAATCCAGTCTTGCGGCTCATTTCAATGACATTACGGCGGAAGAacattattattattactATACATCGTGTATTTATCATCTGTAATTGTTTATAGCTCATAGAATGAAAGATGAAATGCTCATTTGTGTACCCTAGACTTACTTCACACCTCTTTGTCTTTAACAATTACATGAACTTGGCTCGCCATCTAACTGGATATTAATAGCGTCATTAAAGTCATCCTCATAGGAATCTGCATCTGCTTGGCTTTGTTGTAAAGCACTACGAGCTATCTCTTCAAAAGCATCGTCAACATTGATAGCATTCTTGGCACTTGTTAGAAAAAAGGGTATATTACCCAAATTTTTGGCCAACTCTTGCGAAGATCTAGTGGTCACAACTTTCTTCGATTCTTCCACATCAATTTTATTGCCCAAAACAACAAAAGGAAAAGTCTCTGGTGATGGTACATTAGCATGTACTAAAAACTCGTCCCGCCATGATTTAATGTTATCAAACGATTTGGCATTAGTAACATCATACACTAAAACGCAACAGTCCGCCCCGCGATAAAAAGCTACACCTAAGGATTGGAACCTTTCCTGACCAGCAGTATCCCAGACTTGCATAGTGGCTACCTTATCTCCATCCACAGTAACCTCTTTGGTCAAAAAATCAGCACCAATGGTAGCTTTGTACTGTTGACTATACTTGTCATTAACATAACGGTGCATTAGGGAGGTTTTACCAACCCCAGAATCCCCTAGAATAATCACCTTTAGGatattcttctttctcGATGACATTAGACCTGAATTACTGTATTATTATAAATTTAAGTGGACTGTGTGCTGTTCTTCTCCCTTTATGGTTAGGTTGGCCATAAGAAAAGTCTAAATATTACACTTTTACATGCTTCTTCACTTTCAAAAATTCGGATTACTTTCGCTGGTGCCCTTTGCGGATCCTAATTTTGGGTGAACAGAAGTCAGGGTAACATAGATAAGAATTGGCTACTGCTGTGTTGGCAATACTACCGTTAGTAACAAGGTAAAGTGCCATTGCTGACCAGTAAGGTTTCTACATTAGGAGAATTATATAAATACGGTATGTCCCTAATACCTATATATAGTAATTTATTAATTATCTGTATGAGGGCTACTGATCGTGGAATACGATGAACACCTATGCTTTCGCTATAATACTTTTCCACATTATAGACATTTAACGGTTTCGATCATTATGCAATTATCAAGAATAGTTAGTACCAGGTGGTGTTGAACTGGAATTTCTGGCAAGAATCGTGCTATTCCCTTACTTTTTTTCAAAATGATGTCAAAGCAGGCCGAAAATATAAAGGAGGTTACATCAGTAATCGAAGATAAGGGCGATACAATAGCTAAATCACCTTCGGTGGATGAATCATTTTTTGCATCACCACTTTATGACTTTCTATATCCTCTACGCCCAGTAACCAATCAATGGTCTGTGAAGTATGTTACAGCACTTTTTGCATTAATTATAAGGTTGGCGGTTGGTTTGGGAGGTTATTCGGGTAAGAACATATCGCCAATGTTCGGTGATTTCGAAGCGCAGAGGCACTGGATGGAAGTAACACTAAATCTTCCAATAGATAAATGGTATTTTTTTGATTTACAGTATTGGGGATTGGATTATCCACCGCTTACTGCCTATCATTCATATTTGCTTGCGAAATTAGGCTCATTCGTTAATAATGAATGGTTCACTCTTAATATTTCCAGGGGTTATGAAAGCGATGACCTACAAGCATTCATGCGCTTTACAGTTCTTCTTAGTGAGTTATTCTGTTATATTCCCGCAGTTGTTTATTTCACTAGGTGGATGGGAAAGCATAGAAACCAATCTCCAATTGGGCAGTATGTAGCTGGTGCAGCTATATTGTTTCAACCGGCCTTAATCCTTATTGATCACGGGCATTTTCAATATAATTGCGTGATGCTTGGGATGACAGTTTATGCGATAAATAATCTATTAGATGAATTTTACGCTTTGTCTGCTGTTTGTTTTACCTTTGCACTAGGGTTCAAGCAGATGGCCTTGTACTATGCTCCCGTCATTTTTGCATATTTGCTAAGCAGGTCGATATACTATCCTCGGTTTAATTTCCCTAGGTTAGTAACAATTTCAAATGCTACAATTATAAGCTTTACCTGTTTGTATGCCCCGATATACATTAGTGGTGGATTCCGCAATATAATTCAGTCCTTACATAGGATATTTCCGTTCTCCAGAGGCATATTCGAGGATAAGGTCGCTAACTTCTGGTGTGTTTCTAACATACTTATCAAGTATAAGGTTCTCTACACTCAGTCTCAATTGCAATTATATGCTCTACTAGCCACAGGGTTGGGTATATTACCATCTGTTTTGATTACGTTCTTTTATCCACGGAAATTTATGATTCCCTACACATTAGCAGCATGCTCGATGTCATTCTTTTTGTTCAGCTTCCAGGTTCATGAAAAGTCAATTTTATTGCCACTACTTCCGATAACACTTTTAATGACTTCTACAGATTGGGATGTATTATCCATGGTATCATGGATAAATAATGTTGCACTCTTTACGTTGTGGCCattgttgaagaaggaCGACTTAATGTTACAATATATTACAATGTTCCTGTTCTATAATTGGTTAATTGGAAATTTCAGTTTTGTTACACCCACATTTCTACCTAAATTTTTAACTCCCGGGCCGTCTGTTAGCGATGTTGCAGATGACTATAGACGTAGAAGTTTACTACCCCGGAATTTGATGTGGAGGATTATAATAGTTATCTCATATATTTTTATGGCGGCTATTCATGTTATGGATTACTTTATAATGCCTCCTAAAGCATATCCTGATATGTGGGTGTTGGCTAACTGCACATTAGGCTTTGGTTGCTTCGGTTTGTTCTGGTTGTGGAACCATTATAAAATGTGGACAATAAGGCACAAATCTCTCTCGGATCTATAATAATGCTATATTTAGGCCATAAATACTTTGTAAATTATTTTTCACTCTTATCGAGGATTTTATGGTCGTTCTTTATGAATTCATTCTTTTCGTAGTTCTTTTTTTAAACCTGAAACTACTAATCTAAGTCTAAAAAACTGAACTATACCTCCCGACTGGTACTTCGAACTTAGTGCTAAATTTTTAAATTCCTACGAAAAGGCTTAAGGGAAAAAAGCTTTCACCTCAATTGCCTACAATTTATACAATGACTCTGAAGTCCACAATGGAACATTTCTGGTGTCCAGGGCTACCTAAATCACGTGCTAACTTGTAGTTCTTTGATAACGTATGTGTTAAGTACCGCAATCATAGGCTAGATTAATAGTATGTTAATATTACTAAAATAACTACTTATTCATATTAGATTCAAGTCATATTCACACTGGCAATTGATCTCTTTATCTATGTTTCTCTACTCATAATCATACCTTAATCGCTAACATTAGGATGACCCTTTGCAGCCAAGCGCTACCCGTCCTGACTGGTAAGTACTAGTTCGTAAAAGCTGATCAATACCTCCAATAGGTCAACACTATTGAACCTCTTACAGTCTTGACTAACCTTATGCGACATTTTTGCAAGTAGTTGAGGTATAACAAGGGCCCTTCTGTTCCATACGACATCTAGTCGTTCTTCTTTATAAACAATAGTATTAATGTAACATTCAAGTTCTGTTCCTCGTGGCCCAATGGTCACGGCGTCTGGCTACGATAGTCACTTCTGACACCAGAAGATTCCAGGTTCGAGTCCTGGCGGGGAAGAACTTTTTTATCACATCCCGTCTCTCTCCTTAGAGGACAGACAAGTAATTTTTATAGAATTACTGGTAAGAAATGGGAAGTAATCATACATTCTTGAATCTAAAGTAGTTATGTTTTTTAGCGTCATGCATTGGCATTCAGCTTCACGTATTTTTTTTACTGAATCCAATTTTGCTCGGATAGTCCAGAAAAATCGAAGCATTAATTTTTGTTAAGGGCGTTAAAAACTGAGTACTGTACCATTCACAATAAACATCACAGTATCGTAACATTATATTATAGTTTATTACAATGCCGGTGTCCAATAAAGATATTGCTGCTTTGATTGTTCAGTTTTTATCGTCTTCCAATAGCTCTGTTAGTGAAGAATACTCTGATTCTCTCAATGTTGCTATTGATTGTATTACGGAGGCTTTTGAGATCGAACGTGAAGATGCTGACAACATAGTTGCGAAGGCttttaataatgaagattTAATTACCATAATCAAGAAAAATTCCAACAGTACTACAAAAAGTCCTTTAAATGTCGAGGAAACCACTGAGGAGTCAAAGAAAGCCGAGGAATTGAAATTAGAAGGTAACAAGGCTATGGCAGTAAAGGACTTTGCTACTGCTATTGCGAAGTATTCAGAAGCTATTGAAATTTTACCAACAAATGCTGTGTACTATTCTAACAGAGCTGCTGCTTATTCTTCGATGAAGAAGTATGAAGAAGCTATAAAGGATGCGGAATCTGCCATTAAAGCTGATCCATCTTATTCGAAGGGCTATTCTAGATTAGGATTCTCGAACTACGCATTAGGTAGGTATGAAGAAGCTTTAGAGGCTTACTCTAAGGTATTAAAGATTGAAGGTGATAATTCTACTGAAGCTATGAAGCGTGATTACGAAACAGCCAAGAAAAAGGTTGGTGAATCAATTAATTTGGAAAAGCACAAACCTTCTGTAGAAGAGAATTCCAAGTCTCAAGATAATACTGCGGCTGGTGGTTTCCCAGATTTGTCTAGTATGCTAGGTGGTGGAGGTCTAGGCGGCTTAGGAAACCTCTTAAATAATCCACAAGTAATGCAGGCTGCCCAGAAGATGATGCAAGATCCTTCCGCTATGCAACAGATGATGAATAATCCAGCTATCAGACAAATGGCTGAAAAATTCTCATCTTCTGGTGGTGCACCTAACCTTGGGGACATGATGAATGATCCGTCGGTTAGAGACATGGCCAGCAAGTTTTTTGGTCAAAACAAGTAGGGATTTTTGAAAAGTCCACTTAAATATATgttaaaaatattttaGAATTCCAACTATTACAATATATATGTTATATACTGTTGTATTTAGGCCCTATCGTTTGCAACATGCTGGTATGGCGTTTAATGCAAAGCTCGACATATGCTTTCACTATGAAGTTTTCATATGAAAAATTCTTGAATGACAGAAAAAGACTTATTTCTTCTGCAAGAGCTTCGTGATCATGCTTCAATTCCCAATTGATATCTTGCAAACTTTGCGTACATTCCTCTAGCCTGGAATGCAGTTTATCTCCCTGTTTCTGACGCTTTCCTTCCATATATGATTCAAAAATACCTTTCGCCTCACTACCTGAAATATTATTCAACTCATTTGGAGTTGTCCTTTGATATTCTCGCTGTAACATTGAGTGCTCCCCATATAATTTCCACCACGCAGCTATCCTTGTATCTAGTATGTGCTGAATTTTAGTTGTGAGAGTATCTAAACACATCCCCATGAAATCAATCGCTTGTTGGTAGCTGTCAATATCGTAATTACAATCAGCGCTGAAACAGTACTGCGAAGCTTTGGCTGGATTAGCACCTGCCAAAACATCTCCTTGGGAGCATAGAATTTCTTGTGCATTTTCAACATCCTGAGTTTTCAACCTCTCAAACATAAGTAGCTTTCTCATTATTGTAAACTTTTCCCTCAATCCATTAAATTCTAACAAATTGAAGGTAAGAAAACTTTTCATGCTATTAACTTCCTCGGGCTCAAATCTTTCATCTTTGCCAGATTTTGGTCTAGGATTACTTGCTCGCAACCAAGATGATAATTCAGCTTCTTGATATTTCAATACGTCCATATATTCATTTCTTTGAACAATAACAGAAAGCACTAAAGTCAACAGACCAAGGAATGTTGAATATTCTAAATTTACAACAGACAGGATGCCAGTCCTACCAATGGACTTTAACATATGCAATGTTTGTTCTATGGGTAAAAAATTCATGGGGTGTTTTTTACTAAATACTTGCAGGAAACATTGGATGCTTTTAACAGAGTGTCTAAGTGTTTTATATGATTCACCAGTTTGCTTAACTGTTATCCAAACATACCATgtattttcttcaaatttcATATTGTGAACAGCCAGAATACTAAATATTGATCGTTTTGCAATGTATGTTCCCAGCATATTCAAGATTACAGGATTTTTCACGTAATCTATGGCTCTTAAACTCTGCGGATTTTGCAATTTGGAAATGAGTAACCTTTTATCCTTCAGAATCTCCCGGATATTGTCTACCCTATTGTATTTGGCATATACCATAAGTGGAGTCATTCCCTTTAAGTTGCATTGGTTTACATTTGCGTTGGGCTCTGAAAGCACAAGATGTGTTCCTTTCTTCATTATATG
This genomic window contains:
- the PHO80 gene encoding Pho80p (Syntenic homolog of Ashbya gossypii ACR001C; Syntenic homolog of Saccharomyces cerevisiae YOL001W (PHO80)) — its product is MENVANANVNVGNNIAVTEVELPRQFLHCSRTHLVVLISRMLYSLIQLNDSKLDSSQPLKLTRFHSRVPPSISVYDYLIRLTKYSSLEHCVLLASVYYIDLLSSVFPEFTLDSLTIHRFLITATTVASKGLCDSFCTNTHYAKVGGVQCSELNVLENEFLTKVNYRILPRAGNNNRCILERQERIFSYSNIPNVESLEKKTDNSFNVLEDYYHRMVHLIGNYNSSPDKTCSISFSLEPSKICTLYSPVGDFRGSDHESAEDNEKIEDKAIVRTELINAVNDSELSTVQTDRAIQQSAPDSIESRPTLSPQSNRKRQYSESNMCTKSSISKKHSNTKSIHDSPKEIV
- the RRP6 gene encoding exosome nuclease subunit RRP6 (Syntenic homolog of Ashbya gossypii ACL001C; Syntenic homolog of Saccharomyces cerevisiae YOR001W (RRP6)) gives rise to the protein MADDSEQLLKLTVNTIRAASSLSAQDIGFYRSLDDAISKSLDETCEEIRLLLNEVVLAIDENNDELELGVDKLEEGWNEMSNIMDKLFEKSDHSFDAITTKGSQKNSNSTFSNENIYSTTSNSKRIPKPQLHFKTPVDNTEQHPFKPLIISKPHALKPLEEVSTLMPEEDDIPSHYPHPYEYEIDHQPYNEMVLRYAVPIEPRPWDEADAEFVDTVDALKVMLHELKGVQEIALDLEHHDYRSYYGIVCLMQISTRNKDWLVDTIALREELHVLNEVFTDPNILKVLHGAFMDIIWLQRDLGLYIVSLFDTYNASKALGFPRHSLAYLLERFANFKTSKKYQLADWRIRPLTNPMVEYARADTHFLLNIYDQLRNSLIKENKLAEVLNESRNVSKRRFEYTKFGPRKTSKNVYLTIAPEAWRQLQVQYNIPSTKEPLLRSLFEWRDLVARNEDESPRYIMPNQLLVSLVALAPTDITGVLTASNYITDHVRANAKELSNLIKETLDRIKSALNDGDQNIENSIPSISSNLSLSQIQKLDHHFQTLLTEVQRDDANTVTVNNESLLFKVSSFGNQKVVRYNNGNKIEIDSNELGNRKYDISEKLSLAEFTKNSIHKVADEDAHLASDSTPLPILNCSSSVSKSEIPETSDTKEDRNEIIVLRKRKIPKKENKSNKPAPSAVVEETDYTKAKKILTDVDSREVQNKAYKKRSFDPYSQGMTMPAAVKKKKGSEGKSFSFKK
- the YPT7 gene encoding Rab family GTPase YPT7 (Syntenic homolog of Ashbya gossypii ACR003C; Syntenic homolog of Saccharomyces cerevisiae YML001W (YPT7)); translated protein: MSSRKKNILKVIILGDSGVGKTSLMHRYVNDKYSQQYKATIGADFLTKEVTVDGDKVATMQVWDTAGQERFQSLGVAFYRGADCCVLVYDVTNAKSFDNIKSWRDEFLVHANVPSPETFPFVVLGNKIDVEESKKVVTTRSSQELAKNLGNIPFFLTSAKNAINVDDAFEEIARSALQQSQADADSYEDDFNDAINIQLDGEPSSCNC
- the IZH2 gene encoding PAQR-type receptor (Syntenic homolog of Ashbya gossypii ACL002C; Syntenic homolog of Saccharomyces cerevisiae YOL002C (IZH2)); this translates as MKNHESKAYRGKIPPTGIDYKLKMRKLGNETSVKTTNPALKKIRKLCGWNELPLWQRDNEHIWHGYVIETKSFKGSLDSLFYLHNESVNIYSHLLPGLCFLFIFIFDKYFVHKFATTSLMDYIMLDIFFLGAFSCLALSSTYHCLKSHSLQVALIGNKLDYLGIVLLISSSMISIYYFGFFDNKSMFYGFSGITLLFGILCAIVSLKSKFRSREWRPYRAGIFVAFGLSAVFPILTGFGYYGIVQTTNRIQLKWILFEALFYIFGAFLYGIRFPEMLAPGSFDIWGHSHQLFHVMVVFGALCHLKALLLCYNFVHSSITFPFL